In the genome of Neofelis nebulosa isolate mNeoNeb1 chromosome 8, mNeoNeb1.pri, whole genome shotgun sequence, one region contains:
- the LOC131484025 gene encoding olfactory receptor 8S1-like, with protein sequence MVLGNHSTITEFILLGLSADPHTQILLFVFFLEIYLLTIMGNLMIMMAIMTDSHLHTPMYFLLSHLSFLDLCLTSVTVPKMLENLLSQKKSVSIESCLAQAFFVFCIAGTEAFVLSAMAYDRYTAIRNPLLYDQVMSKQLCGGLVWVSWGLGFLDALINTLMACDLDFCEAHVMPHFSCELPSLFSLSCSDISTNFAVLVCSAIIHASGTLLLVFFSYTRIISTILSITSTSGRSKAFSTCSSHLTAVSFFYGSAFLRYLMPTLSSPLELIFSIQYSVVTPLVNPLVYSLKNKEVKAALKRMLQKRLQQLREQRTGRFEG encoded by the coding sequence ATGGTCTTAGGAAACCACAGCACCATCACAGAATTCATCCTCCTTGGGCTATCTGCTGACCCTCACACCCAAATTCtcctctttgtatttttcctggaaatttaCCTCCTGACCATCATGGGGAACCTGATGATCATGATGGCGATTATGACTGATTCCCatctccacacccccatgtacttcctCTTGAGTCACCTCTCCTTCCTGGATCTTTGTTTAACTTCAGTCACTGTGCCCAAGATGCTGGAGAATCTCCTGTCTCAGAAGAAATCAGTATCCATAGAAAGCTGCCTCGCTCAGGcattttttgtgttttgcatCGCAGGGACTGAAGCTTTTGTGCTCTCtgccatggcctatgaccgctacaCTGCCATCCGCAACCCCCTGCTCTATGACCAGGTGATGAGTAAACAGTTGTGTGGGGGTCTGGTATGGGTCTCATGGGGACTGGGCTTTCTGGATGCTCTCATTAACACCCTCATGGCTTGCGATTTGGACTTCTGCGAGGCTCATGTCATGCCTCACTTCAGCTGTGAACTGccatctctgttctctctgtcttgctctgatATCTCCACCAACTTTGCAGTCCTGGTGTGCTCTGCCATCATTCATGCCTCTGGAACCTTACTCCTGGTCTTCTTCTCTTACACCCGTATTATCTCCACCATCCTGAGCATCACCTCCACCTCAGGCAGAAGCAaggccttctccacctgctcctcccacctcacTGCAGTGAGTTTCTTCTATGGATCTGCTTTTCTTCGCTATCTCATGCCAACCTTAAGTTCCCCACTGGAGTTAATTTTTTCCATACAGTACAGTGTGGTCACTCCTCTAGTGAATCCCCTTGTCTACAGCTTGAAGAACAAGGAAGTAAAAGCAGCTCTGAAAAGAATGTTGCAAAAACGTTTACAACAGCTCAGAGAGCAGAGAACAGGTAGATTTGAAGGCTGA
- the LOC131484026 gene encoding olfactory receptor 8S1-like, with the protein MALRNHSTITEFILLGLSVDSHVQVLLFVLFLGIYLFTIMGNLSMLLVIREDPHLHTPMYFFLSHLSFMDFCFSTAIVPKLLENLLSQSKTISVGGCLAQVFFVFDIGGTEVCLLSAMAYDRYAAICHPLLYGRVMNNQLYMQLVWGSWSLGFLDALINIPLTMNLDFCEAKIIHHYSCELPSLFPLSCSDVSTSLTVLVCSTLLHGGGTFFLIFFSYVRIVSTILSIGSTSGRSKAFSTCSSHLTALSFFYGSAFLRYLMPTSGSPLELIFSIQYGVVTPLVNPLIYSLKNKEVKNALRRTLGKFLQ; encoded by the coding sequence ATGGCTTTGAGGAACCACAGCACCATCACAGAGTTCATCCTCCTTGGCCTGTCTGTTGACTCCCACGTCCAGGTTCTGCTCTTTGTGCTTTTCCTTGGGATTTACCTCTTTACTATAATGGGAAATCTATCGATGCTGTTGGTCATCAGGGAAGATCCCCATCTCCACACACCTATGTACTTCTTCCTGAGCCACCTCTCTTTCATGGACTTTTGTTTCTCTACTGCCATAGTGCCCAAGCTGCTGGAGAACCTCCTGTCTCAGAGCAAAACCATCTCAGTGGGGGGCTGCCTGGCTCAAGTCTTCTTTGTATTTGACATTGGAGGAACAGAAGTCTGCTTACTCTCAGCAATGGCCTATGACCGTTATGCTGCTATCTGTCACCCACTCCTCTATGGCCGGGTAATGAATAATCAGCTGTATATGCAGCTTGTATGGGGCTCATGGAGCCTGGGGTTTCTAGATGCACTTATTAACATCCCCCTGACAATGAACTTGGATTTCTGTGAAGCGAAAATCATCCATCACTATAGCTGTGAGttgccctccctcttccctttgtCCTGCTCTGATGTCTCTACCAGCCTCACTGTCCTGGTCTGTTCTACACTCCTGCATGGCGGTGGTACATTCTTCCTGATTTTCTTCTCCTATGTGCGCATAGTCTCCACCATCCTGAGCATCGGCTCCACCTCAGGCAGAAGCAaggccttctccacctgctccTCTCACCTCACTGCATTGAGCTTCTTCTATGGCTCAGCTTTCCTCCGTTATCTCATGCCAACCTCAGGTTCACCTCTGGAGCTCATCTTCTCCATACAGTATGGTGTGGTCACTCCCCTAGTGAATCCCCTCATCTACAGTCTGAAAAACAAGGAGGTTAAAAATGCACTGAGAAGAACCTTGGGAAAGTTTTTGCAATAG
- the LOC131484024 gene encoding olfactory receptor 8S1-like, protein MASGNHSRITEFILLGLSADPHVQALLFVLFLMIYLLTLLGNLLIILVIHTDSNLHTPMYFFLSHLSFQDLFYSSVTVPKLLENLLSQRKAISVEGCLAQVFFVFATTGIEACLLSVMAYDRYAAICHPLLYGQVMSKQLCERLVWGSWVVAFLDALMNILLALNMDFCDVQTIHHYSCELPSLFPLSCSDVSTNSAMLLCSALLHAIGTCLLIFFSYVRIVSTILSIGSTSGRSKAFSTCSSHLTAVSLFYGSAIFRYLMPTSGSPLELILSIQYSVITPLVNPLIYSWKNKEVKAALRRMMIKYLQCLSTEEI, encoded by the coding sequence ATGGCCTCAGGGAATCACAGCCGCATCACAGAGTTCATTCTCCTCGGGCTGTCTGCTGACCCCCATGTCCAGGCTCTGCTCTTTGTTCTGTTCCTGATGATTTACCTTCTGACTCTGCTGGGGAACCTGCTGATCATACTCGTGATCCATACAGACTCTAACCTCCATacacccatgtacttcttcctcagcCACCTCTCCTTCCAAGACCTCTTCTATTCTTCCGTCACTGTGCCCAAGCTGCTGGAGAACCTCCTGTCTCAGAGAAAAGCCATCTCAGTAGAGGGCTGCCTGGCTCAGGTATTCTTTGTGTTTGCCACTACAGGGATTGAGGCTTGCCTGCTCTCagtgatggcctatgaccgctatgctGCCATCTGCCACCCTCTGCTCTATGGCCAGGTGATGAGTAAACAGCTATGTGAGAGGCTGGTGTGGGGTTCTTGGGTTGTGGCCTTTCTGGATGCACTCATGAACATCCTCCTGGCTTTGAATATGGACTTCTGTGATGTTCAAACCATCCACCACTACTCCTGTGAGctgccttccctcttccctctctcctgctctgatGTCTCCACCAACTCTGCGATGCTACTCTGCTCTGCGCTCCTGCATGCCATTGGGACCTGCCTCCTGATCTTTTTCTCTTACGTTCGCATTGTCTCCACCATCCTGAGCATCGGCTCCACCTCAGGCAGAAGCAaggccttctccacctgctcctcccacctcacTGCAGTGAGCCTGTTCTATGGCTCAGCCATTTTTCGCTATCTCATGCCAACCTCGGGTTCACCTCTGGAGCTGATCCTCTCCATACAGTACAGTGTAATCACGCCCCTGGTGAATCCGCTCATCTACAGCTGGAAGAACAAGGAGGTGAAAGCAGCTCTGAGGAGaatgatgataaaatatttacaatgtctCAGCACAGAAGAGATAtaa